A part of Prevotella melaninogenica genomic DNA contains:
- the gdhA gene encoding NADP-specific glutamate dehydrogenase — MEVEKIMQALEQKHPGESEYLQAVHEVLMSVKDVYNQHPEFERASIIERIVEPERVITFRVPWVDDQGKVQVNIGYRVQFNGAIGPYKGGLRFHASVNLSILKFLGFEQTFKNALTTLPMGGGKGGSDFSPRGKSDAEIMRFCQAFMNELYRHIGPDEDVPAGDIGVGGREIGYLFGQYRKLTHQFQGMLTGKGREWGGSILRPEATGYGALYFVHQMMETHGLDIKGKTVALSGFGNVAWGAAKKATELGAKVITLSGPDGYIYDPDGISGEKIEYMLELRNSGNDVCEPYAEKYPGAQFFKGRKPWEQKADIYLPCATQNELNGEDADKILAYKPLCVAEVSNMGCTAEAADKFTAAKQLFAPGKAVNAGGVATSGLEMSQNSLRLSWSPEEVDQKLHYIMSSIHEQCVKYGKQADGYIDYIKGANIAGFMKVAKAMLAQGVV; from the coding sequence ATGGAAGTCGAAAAAATCATGCAAGCACTGGAGCAGAAGCATCCAGGTGAGTCAGAGTATTTGCAGGCAGTACACGAAGTGCTCATGTCTGTAAAGGATGTTTACAATCAGCACCCAGAGTTTGAGCGCGCAAGTATTATTGAGCGTATTGTTGAGCCTGAACGTGTTATCACATTCCGCGTACCTTGGGTTGATGACCAAGGTAAGGTACAGGTGAACATCGGTTATCGCGTGCAGTTCAATGGTGCTATCGGCCCGTACAAGGGTGGTCTGCGTTTCCACGCATCAGTAAACCTCAGTATCTTGAAGTTCCTCGGTTTCGAGCAGACATTCAAGAATGCACTCACCACATTGCCTATGGGTGGTGGTAAGGGTGGTTCAGACTTCTCTCCACGTGGTAAGAGCGATGCTGAAATCATGCGTTTCTGCCAAGCTTTCATGAACGAGTTGTATCGCCACATCGGTCCTGACGAGGATGTTCCAGCAGGTGACATCGGTGTTGGTGGTCGCGAGATTGGTTATCTCTTTGGTCAGTATCGCAAGCTGACTCACCAGTTCCAAGGTATGCTCACAGGTAAGGGCAGAGAATGGGGTGGCTCAATCCTCCGTCCAGAGGCTACTGGTTATGGTGCACTCTACTTTGTTCACCAGATGATGGAGACCCACGGTCTTGACATTAAGGGTAAGACTGTTGCGCTCTCAGGCTTCGGTAACGTTGCATGGGGTGCCGCTAAGAAGGCTACCGAACTCGGTGCAAAGGTTATCACATTGAGTGGTCCTGACGGCTATATCTATGACCCAGACGGCATCAGCGGTGAGAAGATCGAGTACATGCTCGAACTCCGCAACAGTGGTAATGACGTTTGTGAGCCATACGCAGAGAAATATCCTGGCGCACAGTTCTTCAAGGGTCGTAAGCCTTGGGAGCAGAAGGCAGACATCTATTTGCCATGTGCTACTCAGAACGAGCTTAATGGTGAAGATGCAGACAAGATTCTTGCTTACAAGCCATTGTGCGTAGCTGAGGTTTCAAATATGGGTTGTACAGCAGAGGCTGCTGATAAGTTCACTGCAGCGAAGCAGCTCTTCGCTCCTGGCAAGGCTGTTAACGCAGGTGGTGTGGCTACATCAGGTCTCGAAATGTCACAGAACTCTCTCCGTCTCTCATGGAGTCCGGAAGAGGTTGATCAGAAGCTCCATTACATCATGAGCTCTATCCATGAGCAGTGCGTGAAGTATGGTAAGCAAGCTGATGGTTACATCGATTATATTAAGGGTGCCAACATTGCGGGCTTCATGAAGGTAGCGAAGGCTATGCTCGCACAGGGTGTCGTATAA
- a CDS encoding septal ring lytic transglycosylase RlpA family protein, translating into MSRTKLLTIALFTLSNIFTLTIQAQSDGKASYYSNGLHGRRMSNGERYDRNAFTCAHRTLPFGTRLKITNPRNGKSVIVHVTDRGPFVRGRVVDLSYAAARELGTIASGVAYVKVELVRKETEIPFPSESTGILEMPEIEYGTAGVCYEFIPEWEKVEEDKPKEIERKVDTHLNNKKIPQQAKMEKNNKENNADPRKPVQTSIPSNQQNTKKKTQPTPVYTTSTATNRQQTVQQNKSGTQSTTPKNESSSSWTNFFKRVKDGVTGLFE; encoded by the coding sequence ATGAGTAGAACCAAACTTCTCACGATAGCGTTATTTACGTTATCTAATATCTTTACACTGACCATACAAGCACAGTCAGATGGTAAAGCTTCTTATTATAGTAACGGATTACACGGTCGCCGAATGAGCAATGGCGAACGTTACGACCGTAATGCCTTTACTTGTGCACACCGTACACTTCCCTTTGGAACTCGTTTGAAGATTACAAACCCTCGCAATGGTAAGTCGGTCATTGTCCACGTAACGGACCGTGGTCCTTTTGTTCGTGGACGTGTCGTTGATTTGTCATATGCTGCTGCACGTGAATTAGGTACTATTGCCAGTGGTGTGGCTTACGTTAAGGTCGAACTTGTACGAAAGGAGACAGAGATACCTTTCCCATCTGAGTCAACGGGAATACTTGAAATGCCTGAGATTGAATATGGTACAGCAGGCGTTTGCTATGAGTTTATCCCTGAATGGGAAAAGGTTGAGGAGGACAAACCAAAGGAGATTGAGCGCAAAGTGGATACTCACTTAAATAACAAGAAGATTCCACAGCAAGCGAAAATGGAGAAAAACAATAAGGAGAATAACGCTGATCCACGTAAACCGGTGCAGACGTCTATTCCATCCAACCAGCAGAATACCAAGAAAAAAACTCAGCCAACACCAGTCTATACCACCTCAACAGCAACCAACCGACAGCAGACTGTTCAACAGAATAAGTCTGGCACACAATCTACTACGCCAAAGAATGAATCAAGTAGTAGCTGGACCAACTTCTTCAAACGTGTGAAGGATGGTGTAACTGGACTCTTTGAATAG
- a CDS encoding SusD/RagB family nutrient-binding outer membrane lipoprotein: protein MKQNIIKFKSLAFGICATCMILTTGCSESEYAKINTDPSTIAEGNPVFLFTQEQVQYQPFDYLLWYYDGAYTSKIVQAYSPSSSFNDLYNKLAELGGVGSQLIYVKRYENDIKSTIDKMPANKAAQYSHLSAMANALTVYMGLFDTDLFGSRPYSEAAQAQYGGTLTPNYESQESLFDQWLTELNTDLDKLKSTTTQISVGDNDLAYGGDTKKWVKFVNALKLKIAVRLLHQNKAKALKIAEEVGADDANVMQSIADDYVYNKGTGGDGGNNTYGSDNSVNLGVSSKNVIDFMKRNKDPRMLVMFTKNDFNSEVIQAFFDAQARGDNNCAIPKYILDQVNYTTDASGKKHFDSWKDDGEPWVRYQGLPIGMAISEKAEYTGNNNYFVTTRWKVTDGDKSKTYSPLSYFNEELVRGRVDFTFPTAPKGKVVQDTEDNPLYEMTLSTAEMNLYLAEFKLLGANLPHTAAEYFKLGVEASAKAYNRLAILNKIPYYDKAHCNDKLDEPVTYGDAAIATMMANSDYQLTGNIPSDLEKVYIQLYLHFFYQPLEQFVTVRRSGVPKVGSSLIPWITMKPNTELPRRFYIAQPDPADKMRTIIETAMTQQGFTFTDGQRPELLNSERVWYDKGAPNFGEGPNY from the coding sequence ATGAAACAGAATATTATAAAATTCAAGTCGCTCGCCTTTGGTATATGTGCCACATGCATGATACTAACAACAGGATGCAGCGAAAGCGAATACGCAAAAATAAATACCGACCCATCGACTATCGCCGAAGGAAATCCTGTGTTCTTGTTTACTCAGGAACAGGTGCAATACCAGCCCTTCGATTACCTGCTGTGGTATTACGATGGGGCTTACACGTCAAAAATAGTTCAGGCATATTCACCATCAAGTAGTTTTAATGACTTGTATAACAAGTTGGCTGAACTGGGCGGTGTGGGTTCTCAGCTTATTTATGTTAAACGATACGAGAACGATATTAAATCTACTATCGATAAGATGCCAGCTAACAAAGCTGCTCAATATTCACACCTTTCGGCTATGGCAAACGCTCTAACAGTTTACATGGGACTGTTCGATACCGACCTCTTTGGCTCAAGACCTTACTCTGAAGCTGCACAAGCCCAATATGGAGGTACATTAACACCGAACTACGAATCGCAGGAGAGTCTATTCGACCAATGGCTGACCGAACTGAACACCGACCTGGATAAACTGAAGTCAACGACAACGCAGATAAGTGTTGGAGACAATGACTTAGCCTACGGGGGAGATACTAAGAAATGGGTAAAATTTGTAAACGCCCTAAAACTTAAAATTGCAGTAAGACTTCTTCACCAAAACAAAGCTAAAGCCTTAAAAATAGCTGAAGAGGTGGGTGCTGACGATGCAAACGTGATGCAATCTATTGCAGACGACTATGTATATAATAAAGGTACAGGTGGAGATGGTGGCAACAACACCTATGGAAGTGATAATAGTGTGAACTTAGGTGTTAGCAGCAAAAACGTTATCGACTTCATGAAACGTAACAAAGATCCACGAATGCTGGTGATGTTTACCAAAAACGATTTCAACTCTGAGGTTATTCAAGCATTCTTCGATGCACAAGCAAGAGGGGATAACAACTGTGCTATTCCTAAATATATTTTAGACCAGGTGAATTATACAACGGATGCTTCTGGTAAAAAACATTTCGACAGTTGGAAAGATGACGGCGAACCATGGGTGCGCTATCAGGGATTGCCTATCGGTATGGCTATATCAGAAAAAGCCGAATATACTGGAAACAATAACTATTTTGTAACTACCAGATGGAAAGTAACTGATGGAGACAAATCTAAAACCTACTCACCATTGTCGTACTTTAACGAGGAATTAGTGCGTGGTCGCGTTGACTTCACTTTCCCAACAGCTCCAAAAGGTAAGGTGGTACAAGACACTGAAGATAACCCACTTTACGAGATGACCCTTTCCACAGCTGAAATGAACCTCTATCTGGCTGAGTTTAAGTTACTGGGTGCTAACTTGCCACATACTGCAGCTGAATACTTCAAACTTGGCGTTGAGGCTTCAGCAAAGGCTTATAACCGTTTAGCAATACTAAACAAAATACCTTATTACGATAAGGCACATTGTAATGACAAGTTAGACGAGCCAGTTACCTACGGTGATGCAGCCATTGCTACGATGATGGCTAATTCTGACTACCAACTAACAGGTAATATTCCAAGTGACTTAGAAAAGGTTTACATCCAATTGTATCTACATTTCTTCTATCAACCACTTGAGCAGTTTGTAACAGTGCGCCGTTCTGGCGTTCCTAAAGTTGGTAGCTCGCTCATTCCTTGGATTACAATGAAGCCCAACACTGAGTTGCCTCGCCGATTCTATATCGCTCAACCCGATCCAGCCGATAAAATGCGTACTATTATTGAAACTGCGATGACGCAGCAAGGATTCACCTTTACAGATGGCCAAAGACCTGAACTGCTTAACTCTGAAAGGGTGTGGTACGACAAGGGGGCTCCAAACTTTGGCGAAGGTCCTAACTACTAA
- the tnpC gene encoding IS66 family transposase translates to MNTSNNKTASNYHFLTREDVINLLEQKDMELKSKDVELKSKNVELKQKDAELKQKDEELKQKDAELARKSQRILELERMVFGRRSEKRLPESPNGWAGSFFDKDWAKEGKQLSGEIPTIIKEVEKQAKQRREASCNARSTRKGKPYASYVPNDIERVVTEIYPDGYDENRMVIIGHDKTEHLCLRPSSFYVKVEDRIVCRLKDAKPTDAKIDILEAPLQKQAVDCFADASLLAEIITGKFVYHLPEYRQSTRWKEYGINIPTSTINSWVHSTANALYPLYKLQAKLILQSPYLQVDETSVQVADRKGKTRKGYLWGVRDALHCRGVFFHWKEGSRSGAVPDELFKGYHGAIQSDGYEAYSRFENVQGIELLGCMAHVRRKFEHLSTNDKNAAHIVKMIAVLYELEANLKHSNASYEEIQAERKSKAYPILRTLEAYMKEVHKEYLPGEAMEKALRYAFSVWIRISRYVQDGHFNIDNNLMEQAIRPITLGRKNYLFCGNNEGAENNAIFYTFMACCREAKIEPNMWLRQVLAKPLLDMEDEELIKLLPINYK, encoded by the coding sequence ATGAATACATCCAACAATAAGACTGCGTCTAACTATCATTTTTTAACTCGAGAAGATGTTATAAATCTTCTTGAGCAGAAAGACATGGAGCTTAAAAGTAAGGATGTAGAACTTAAGAGCAAGAATGTTGAACTTAAGCAAAAGGATGCAGAACTTAAGCAAAAGGACGAAGAGCTTAAGCAAAAGGATGCAGAGTTAGCAAGAAAATCTCAACGTATTCTTGAACTTGAGCGTATGGTATTCGGTAGACGTAGCGAAAAGCGTTTACCTGAGAGTCCCAACGGCTGGGCAGGTTCGTTCTTTGATAAAGATTGGGCAAAAGAAGGTAAACAACTTTCGGGGGAAATACCAACTATCATTAAGGAAGTAGAGAAGCAAGCTAAGCAGCGCAGGGAAGCAAGCTGTAACGCTCGTTCTACGAGAAAAGGCAAGCCATATGCCTCTTATGTTCCTAATGATATAGAGCGTGTGGTTACTGAGATTTATCCAGATGGGTATGATGAAAACCGTATGGTTATCATCGGTCACGATAAGACAGAACACTTGTGCTTACGTCCCTCAAGCTTTTATGTTAAGGTTGAAGACCGCATCGTCTGCCGTTTGAAAGACGCAAAACCCACGGATGCAAAGATTGACATACTGGAAGCTCCTTTACAGAAGCAAGCTGTGGATTGTTTTGCCGATGCCTCTCTGCTGGCTGAGATTATCACAGGAAAGTTTGTCTATCATTTGCCAGAGTATAGACAAAGCACCAGATGGAAAGAGTATGGCATCAACATCCCAACCTCTACCATAAACAGCTGGGTTCACAGCACAGCTAACGCTTTATATCCTCTATATAAACTCCAAGCAAAGTTGATTTTACAGAGTCCCTACTTGCAAGTTGATGAGACAAGCGTACAAGTTGCCGACCGTAAGGGTAAGACTCGCAAGGGTTATCTGTGGGGAGTAAGAGATGCGCTGCACTGCCGAGGGGTCTTCTTTCATTGGAAGGAAGGTTCACGATCTGGAGCCGTACCCGACGAACTCTTCAAAGGCTATCATGGTGCTATACAATCCGATGGGTATGAAGCTTACAGCAGATTTGAAAACGTTCAAGGCATAGAGCTCTTGGGATGTATGGCACATGTCCGGCGAAAGTTCGAGCATTTATCGACAAATGACAAGAATGCCGCCCATATCGTTAAGATGATCGCCGTACTCTACGAGTTAGAAGCAAACTTAAAACACAGTAACGCCAGCTACGAAGAGATTCAGGCTGAAAGAAAATCCAAAGCATATCCTATATTAAGGACTCTTGAAGCATATATGAAGGAGGTACACAAGGAATATCTCCCTGGCGAAGCTATGGAGAAAGCTCTGCGTTATGCCTTCTCCGTATGGATACGCATCAGCCGATACGTACAAGATGGGCATTTCAATATAGATAACAATCTTATGGAGCAAGCCATCAGACCCATTACGTTAGGAAGGAAGAACTATCTTTTCTGTGGCAACAACGAAGGAGCTGAAAACAATGCCATCTTCTATACGTTCATGGCATGTTGTAGGGAAGCAAAGATAGAACCTAACATGTGGTTAAGGCAGGTATTAGCAAAACCCTTGCTGGACATGGAGGATGAGGAATTGATTAAACTGCTACCCATAAACTATAAATAG
- a CDS encoding DNA-directed RNA polymerase subunit alpha, giving the protein MAILAFQKPDKVVMLEANDHFGKFEFRPLEPGFGVTIGNALRRILLSSLEGFAINTIRIAGVEHEFSSVPGVKEDVTNIILNLKQVRFKQVVEEFENEKVSITVENSTEFKAGDIGKYLTGFEVLNPDLVICHLDSKASMQIDLTINKGRGYVPAEENREYCTDVNVLPIDSIYTPIRNVKYAVEPYRVEQKTDYDKLVVEVTTDGSIHPKDALKEAAKILIYHFMLFSDEKITLENPDQEGNQEFDEEVLHMRQLLKTKLTDASLNLSVRALNCLKAADVETLGDLVQYNKTDLLKFRNFGKKSLSELDDLLESLNLSFGTDITKYKLDKE; this is encoded by the coding sequence ATGGCGATATTAGCATTTCAAAAACCTGATAAAGTAGTGATGCTGGAGGCCAATGACCATTTCGGCAAGTTCGAATTCCGTCCTCTTGAGCCTGGCTTTGGTGTTACCATTGGTAACGCTCTTCGCCGCATCCTCCTTTCATCGCTGGAAGGCTTCGCAATCAACACTATCCGTATAGCTGGTGTTGAGCACGAATTCTCTTCAGTTCCTGGTGTAAAGGAAGATGTTACCAACATCATCTTGAATCTCAAACAAGTTCGATTCAAGCAAGTAGTAGAAGAATTCGAGAATGAGAAAGTTAGTATCACCGTAGAGAATTCCACCGAATTCAAAGCAGGTGATATCGGTAAGTATCTGACTGGATTTGAAGTGTTAAACCCTGATTTGGTGATTTGTCATTTAGACTCCAAGGCTTCTATGCAGATTGATTTGACCATCAACAAGGGACGTGGTTACGTTCCTGCTGAGGAAAATCGTGAATACTGCACTGATGTAAACGTACTCCCAATCGATTCCATCTACACCCCAATTCGTAACGTAAAATATGCCGTTGAGCCATATCGTGTTGAGCAAAAGACCGACTATGACAAATTGGTTGTTGAAGTTACGACTGATGGTTCCATCCACCCAAAGGATGCACTGAAAGAGGCTGCGAAGATTCTTATTTATCACTTCATGTTGTTCTCTGATGAGAAGATTACTCTCGAGAATCCAGATCAGGAGGGCAATCAGGAGTTTGATGAGGAGGTTCTGCACATGCGCCAGCTCTTGAAGACCAAGTTGACCGATGCAAGTCTCAACTTGAGTGTTCGTGCACTCAACTGCTTGAAGGCAGCTGATGTAGAGACATTAGGCGACCTCGTTCAGTACAACAAGACGGATCTCTTGAAGTTCCGTAACTTTGGTAAGAAATCGCTTTCTGAGCTTGATGATTTGCTCGAGAGTCTGAATCTGTCGTTTGGAACCGACATTACAAAGTATAAATTGGATAAAGAATAG
- a CDS encoding PEP/pyruvate-binding domain-containing protein encodes MSEQVPAQWGNFYLKDVSFVNLMMRRIYNVLIVANPYDAFMLEDDGRVEEKIYNEYMELGLRYPPTFTQVSTIEEASKVLNTVDIDLVICMPGNADNDAFDVARAVKAEFPDIHCVVLTPFSHGITKRIQNEDLSIFDYVFCWLGNTNLILSIIKLMEDKMNIENDIHEVGVQMILLVEDSIRFYSSILPNLYSYILTQSQNFATEALTRHDASLRQRGRPKVVLARTYEEAWDIYQRYKDNCLGVISDVRFPINNVKEQRTTATEGNIPVVAKDPEAGLKLLRAIRKEDEYLPLIIESSESENREKAEAEGFRFVDKNSKKMSVDLRHLLEEHMGFGDFIFRDPKTRKEVMRIRSLKELQDNIFTIPRDSILYHISRNHMSRWLSARAIFPVSSFLKGITWHKLQDVEIHRQIIFDAIVAYRRMRNVGVVALFDRRKFDRYAHFARIGDGSLGGKGRGLAFLDNVIKRHPDFNSFPNAKVQIPKTVVLCTDVFDSFMEQNNLYQIALSDASDEEILQAFLRAQLPDEFIGDFFTFFEATRSPIAVRSSSLLEDSHYQPFAGIYSTYMIPYLEDKYEMLRMLACAIKAVYASVYYRDSKAYMTATSNVIDQEKMAVILQQVVGKEYGDHFYPNISGVLRSLNYYPIGEEKAEEGIASLALGLGKYIVDGGQTLRVCPFHPHQVLQMSEMEIALRETQTQFYALDMKHISEDFKVDDGFNILKLRVKDAEADGSLQYITSTYSPEDQAIYDGLYEGGRKVISFCGVLQQNVFPLPELLQMAMTYGAEAMRRPVEIEFAVNLNDDRTGELYLLQIRPIVDSKQMLDEDLTTIPDNQCLLRSHNSLGHGVSDDVQDVVYVKTDSSFTASNNPTIADEIERINRKFLDTDKNYVLIGPGRWGSSDPWLGIPVKWPHISAARVIVEEGLEHYRVDPSQGTHFFQNLTSFGVGYFTINPYKEDGFYQRSVLDALPAVEETQWVRHVRFPNPLKIMMDGKKQEALIMLPQEEKE; translated from the coding sequence ATGAGTGAGCAAGTTCCTGCACAATGGGGTAATTTTTACCTAAAAGACGTTAGTTTCGTCAATCTGATGATGCGACGAATTTACAATGTTCTGATTGTAGCTAATCCATACGATGCCTTCATGTTGGAGGACGATGGGCGTGTGGAAGAGAAAATCTACAATGAGTATATGGAGTTAGGTTTGCGTTATCCGCCAACCTTTACGCAGGTTTCAACGATTGAAGAGGCCTCAAAGGTACTCAATACGGTAGATATCGACCTCGTTATCTGTATGCCAGGTAATGCTGATAACGATGCCTTTGATGTGGCGAGAGCCGTAAAGGCAGAGTTCCCTGATATCCATTGTGTGGTACTTACGCCTTTCTCCCACGGTATCACGAAGCGCATACAAAACGAAGACCTTAGTATCTTTGATTATGTTTTCTGCTGGTTGGGCAATACCAATCTCATCCTCTCAATCATCAAACTGATGGAGGATAAGATGAATATAGAGAATGATATCCACGAGGTGGGAGTGCAGATGATATTGCTGGTAGAAGACTCTATCCGTTTCTATTCCTCTATCCTACCTAATTTATATAGCTATATTCTTACGCAGAGTCAGAACTTTGCCACAGAAGCCTTGACCCGACACGATGCCTCTTTGCGCCAGCGTGGACGTCCAAAGGTTGTCTTAGCACGTACCTACGAGGAGGCATGGGATATCTATCAACGTTATAAGGATAACTGCTTGGGCGTTATCTCTGATGTGAGGTTCCCTATTAATAATGTGAAAGAACAGAGGACTACTGCGACCGAAGGGAACATACCCGTAGTAGCGAAAGACCCAGAAGCTGGTTTGAAGCTACTTCGTGCCATTAGAAAAGAAGACGAATACCTTCCATTGATTATTGAAAGTTCAGAGAGTGAGAACCGTGAGAAGGCTGAGGCAGAGGGATTCCGTTTTGTCGATAAGAACTCAAAGAAGATGAGCGTTGACCTTCGTCACTTGCTTGAAGAACACATGGGCTTCGGGGACTTTATCTTCCGTGATCCAAAGACACGTAAGGAGGTGATGCGTATTCGTAGTTTGAAGGAGTTACAGGATAACATCTTTACTATCCCACGTGACTCCATTCTATATCATATCTCCCGTAACCACATGAGTCGTTGGCTCTCAGCACGTGCCATCTTTCCTGTGTCTTCTTTCCTGAAAGGCATCACTTGGCATAAACTGCAAGATGTGGAAATTCACCGACAGATTATCTTTGATGCCATTGTTGCCTATCGACGGATGCGCAATGTGGGTGTTGTCGCCTTGTTCGATAGACGGAAGTTCGACCGCTATGCCCACTTCGCACGTATTGGTGACGGTTCATTAGGTGGTAAGGGACGTGGTTTGGCTTTCCTCGACAATGTTATCAAGCGTCACCCCGACTTCAATAGCTTCCCGAATGCTAAGGTACAGATACCGAAGACGGTTGTTCTTTGTACGGATGTCTTCGATAGTTTTATGGAGCAGAACAATCTTTATCAGATTGCTTTGAGTGATGCGAGCGATGAAGAGATACTCCAAGCCTTCCTTCGTGCCCAATTGCCAGATGAATTCATAGGTGATTTCTTTACCTTCTTTGAGGCTACTCGCTCACCAATAGCCGTCCGTTCAAGTTCGTTGTTGGAAGATAGTCACTACCAACCCTTCGCAGGCATCTATTCTACCTATATGATTCCTTATCTTGAGGATAAGTATGAAATGCTCCGAATGTTGGCTTGTGCGATTAAGGCTGTCTATGCCTCGGTTTATTATCGTGACTCCAAAGCCTATATGACTGCTACAAGTAATGTCATAGATCAGGAGAAGATGGCAGTTATTTTACAGCAGGTTGTCGGTAAGGAGTATGGAGATCATTTCTATCCGAACATCTCTGGCGTTCTTCGCTCTCTCAACTATTATCCGATAGGAGAAGAGAAAGCTGAGGAAGGTATTGCCTCTTTGGCATTGGGATTAGGTAAGTATATTGTTGATGGTGGGCAGACGCTGCGTGTTTGTCCGTTCCATCCGCATCAAGTCTTACAGATGAGCGAAATGGAAATAGCCTTGCGCGAAACCCAGACTCAGTTCTATGCTCTCGACATGAAGCATATCAGTGAGGACTTTAAGGTAGATGATGGCTTTAATATCCTCAAACTGCGTGTGAAAGATGCTGAGGCTGATGGCAGTCTACAATATATCACTTCCACTTATTCTCCCGAAGACCAAGCTATTTACGATGGACTCTACGAGGGTGGAAGAAAGGTTATCTCTTTCTGTGGTGTCCTCCAACAGAACGTCTTTCCACTACCAGAGTTGTTACAAATGGCAATGACATACGGTGCTGAGGCTATGCGTCGCCCTGTGGAGATAGAGTTCGCTGTTAATTTGAATGATGACCGAACGGGTGAATTATATCTCTTACAGATTCGTCCAATCGTTGATTCTAAACAGATGTTAGACGAAGATCTCACGACTATTCCTGATAATCAATGTCTCTTGCGGAGTCATAACTCTTTGGGACATGGCGTTTCGGATGATGTACAAGATGTTGTGTATGTAAAGACCGACAGTTCTTTTACAGCATCTAACAACCCAACTATTGCTGATGAGATAGAACGGATAAACCGCAAGTTCCTTGATACTGACAAAAATTATGTGCTCATTGGTCCCGGCCGTTGGGGTTCAAGCGACCCTTGGTTGGGTATTCCTGTGAAGTGGCCACATATCTCGGCAGCCCGTGTCATCGTTGAGGAGGGACTGGAACACTATCGTGTAGACCCAAGTCAGGGAACACATTTCTTCCAAAATCTCACCTCTTTCGGTGTAGGCTACTTTACTATCAATCCTTATAAGGAAGATGGATTCTATCAGCGCAGTGTACTTGATGCCCTTCCAGCTGTGGAAGAAACTCAGTGGGTACGCCATGTTCGTTTCCCAAATCCATTAAAGATTATGATGGATGGTAAGAAACAAGAAGCCCTTATCATGCTTCCTCAAGAGGAAAAGGAATAG
- the rplQ gene encoding 50S ribosomal protein L17 translates to MRHNKKFNHLGRTADHRAALLSNLAVALILNQHKRITTTLAKAKALKKYVEPLITRSKNDTTNSRRVVFRYLQNKEAVTELFKEISVKVADRPGGYTRVIKLGTRQGDAAQIAFIELVDFDENMAKAPKTEAKKTRRSRRSTKKADAPAEAVENVAEEAKAE, encoded by the coding sequence ATGAGACATAATAAGAAATTCAACCATTTGGGTCGTACTGCTGACCATCGCGCTGCGTTGCTTTCAAACTTGGCAGTTGCTTTGATTCTGAATCAGCACAAAAGAATCACTACGACTCTTGCTAAGGCAAAGGCTCTTAAGAAGTATGTTGAGCCGCTGATCACACGTTCTAAGAATGATACAACTAATTCACGTCGTGTTGTATTCCGTTATCTTCAGAACAAAGAGGCTGTTACTGAGCTCTTCAAGGAGATCTCTGTAAAGGTAGCTGATCGTCCAGGCGGTTATACACGTGTTATCAAGCTCGGTACCCGTCAGGGTGACGCTGCTCAGATTGCATTCATTGAGCTTGTTGACTTCGATGAGAACATGGCTAAGGCTCCAAAGACTGAAGCTAAGAAGACTCGTCGTAGCCGTCGTTCTACAAAGAAGGCTGATGCACCAGCAGAGGCTGTTGAGAACGTTGCTGAAGAGGCAAAGGCTGAATAA
- the tnpB gene encoding transposase encodes MFYNRSRNRIKLLHWERCGFVVYHKQMAQGCLSGKIMQQTKGFYELRWDELVLYIEGINPHCYRRKRYNKP; translated from the coding sequence GTGTTTTATAATCGTTCTCGCAATCGTATCAAGCTGCTTCATTGGGAACGATGTGGTTTTGTCGTATACCACAAGCAGATGGCACAGGGTTGTTTAAGTGGTAAAATCATGCAGCAAACCAAGGGATTTTATGAACTTCGATGGGATGAATTGGTCCTTTATATAGAAGGTATAAATCCTCATTGTTATCGAAGAAAACGTTACAATAAACCTTAG